The Cloacibacterium sp. TD35 region AGACAGGATTAGTAAAAATAAAATCAAGGGTTGCTACACTCCATTTTGAAGATAGCAAATCTGTAAACTCTATTTTCATTTCTTCATATAAATCTCTAATCTGTTCGGCAATCATAAGATTTTTCACCGCTTGTTGATGAACAGCTGTCAAGAAAAATTTTATCCACCCATCCCAATCATTGTTTTTGGATACATTTCGCATGGCATCTATATACTCTTCTTTATTTTCCTCAAAATAACCACTAATATAAAAATGGGGTTGAGACAAAACCCCTGACTTCCATAATAAAAGGGTTATGAGCATCCTTCCTATTCTACCATTTCCATCCTGAAAAGGGTGTAGTGCTTCAAATTCTATATGAGCGACTCCAGCTTTTATTAATGCAGGGGAATCACTTTTTTCAATGTAATTAATTAACTCATGTAAACCATCATTTAATTTTTCTGCACTTATAGGAATAAATTGAATCTTTCTTGCTGCACGATCTGCCAAAAAATTTTGTTCTTTTTTAAATTCTCCAGGAGATTTTGAAGCTCCTCTACCAAAAAATAACAACTGCTGGTGCATTTGTTTAATAAAATTGAGAGAAAACTGATATCCATCTTCTAACGCCTCTTGTGCATTTTTTAAAGCTCTTTGATATAGAATAGTTTCTATTACATCAGCTCTAGCATTTTCAGACAAACCGCTATCATAATCAGCCTCATATTGTAAAATTTCATCGATAGTACTTATTGTTCCTTCTATCCTAGATGAAAGAACCGCTTCTTGATTTCTTAATGGAGCAAGCAATAACTCACTATTATGTAAATTTTTGATCATTTGATCAAATCGAGCTAAAGTTTCGGTCGCTTTGATTAATTCTTCTATAAATATTTCGTAATTAATATGCTCTGGGGGAAACTTACCATAATGATAATTAACTGCATTATCTAAATTATAATCCATCTTTTAAATTTATCTACACAAATATATGAAATTTCGAATACTAATGCATTTGATTATTTAAATACTTAAATTTATAAACACAAAGTCTGTTGTTTTCAAAAATAGTAAACAAACTGCTTTGCATTCAAGAAACGAAATAAAAATGAAGACAAACAATCTTATCTTCAAAAAATGAAAACAAAAAGATTTGACTTCAAAAACTTCTCTAAAATAGAACAAAAAGACATGTATTATTTCAAAGCTTTAAACATCTGGTCTATAGCTTTTTTCTTCTGCTCAAGATTAGGATGTACATACAAATTAAGAGTAGTACTTATATTAGAATGTCCTAGCAAAACACTCACCGTCTTATAATCACAATTACTTTCTATACATCTTGTTGCAAAACTGTGT contains the following coding sequences:
- a CDS encoding Fic family protein, yielding MDYNLDNAVNYHYGKFPPEHINYEIFIEELIKATETLARFDQMIKNLHNSELLLAPLRNQEAVLSSRIEGTISTIDEILQYEADYDSGLSENARADVIETILYQRALKNAQEALEDGYQFSLNFIKQMHQQLLFFGRGASKSPGEFKKEQNFLADRAARKIQFIPISAEKLNDGLHELINYIEKSDSPALIKAGVAHIEFEALHPFQDGNGRIGRMLITLLLWKSGVLSQPHFYISGYFEENKEEYIDAMRNVSKNNDWDGWIKFFLTAVHQQAVKNLMIAEQIRDLYEEMKIEFTDLLSSKWSVATLDFIFTNPVFRNSKFINVTQIPAATATGVIKKLIERGYLVPKEAASGRRPALYSFEPLMRLVRV